CGATGATCGCCACCCCCAGCACCAGCGAGGTGAGCAGCGGGTGCCCCTGCGCCAGGCCGCCGAAGCGGACGAGGGAAAAGGGCACCAGGGTCGAAGCTGCGGCCCCAAGGGTGATCCAGTCGCCCCGGGTGAACCCGAGGTGCAGGCCAGGGGCGGGAGGAGCGATCGGTGGACGCGGCAAGGTCGGGTTCTCCTGACGGGAGTGGAGGTTCAGGGCGGCACCTGACGTTCAGTGTCCAGGCCTTATGGAAATCTGTACAGACGTACATTCTTTAACAATGGGTGGGCGGCGCGTTCGGCTTCAGAGGAACGTGCGTCTGCGGGCAGCCGGGCCAGGAACGGGCCTGAGCGAGGTCGGTGTCGTCGAACGGTTGAAAGTCCATGGCGGCGTCTCCCCCCTCCCCCATTTCGTCAAAGACCTGGGGGGAGATCGGGGTTATGACCACGCGTGTCCTTGGCCGTGGAAGACGAAGAGCCTCAACCGCTGGCGCGGCCTCGAAAGTCAGCTTCCAGGTCTCTAGAAGCTGGTCGAGGACGAGAAGGACTGTGTGGAGGGGATGACCCTCTCCCCCTGCGCCAAGCGTGCCTTCGAGTCCACCGGTGATGTGATTCTCGACGCGTACGTGGTGCCGTGCCTGGCGCGTGTCGCCACGCCCCCCAACGGGTGAGGCTGCTCAACCTCGCCCGGTGGCGAAGGGAGCGTGGGAACACGCCGACCCCTGGACTCTTCTCATGGTGTCTGTACAGTTATACAGATATCATGTGCCCAGTGTCTCCTCGCCTGTACCTGACCTGTTCGCTGGGCCTCGCCCCTGGCGCCGTTCCTCATCCTCACCCACCGCCGACTCGGTGCCCGAGCAGGCCCCAGTCACGGCACACCGGGCTTCGCCTGCTCTGGCAAAGCCCTGAGAGCCTTACTGTGGCCTGGCGGCCGACCGGGGAAAGGGCTTTCCCGGCCCGCAGGAGGGGAGCTTCCCCGTGAATTCAGCCTCCCCCGGCGCTCACGTCCCGGCGGCCCTGTGGCGACGCCTCCTGCCACCCGTGCTCGCCGCCGTCCTCGCGGCCACCCTGGGTGCGGCGTTGCTCAACCCGGCGCGCGGCACGACCAGCGGCGGACCACTCGTCGGGAAGCCGGCCCCCGCCTTCGCCCTCCGGAGCCTGGACGGTGCGTCGGTTCGTCTGGCGGACCTGCGTGGTCGGCCCGTCGTCTTGAATTTCTGGGCGTCATGGTGCACGCCCTGCCGCGAGGAAGCGCCTCTGTTCCGTGAACTCAGTGGGCGGCAGGCGGCGGGACAGGGCCTCGCCGTGATCGGCATCCTCTTCCAGGAGACCAAGGAACAGAACGCCCGCGACTTTATCCGCGAGTTCGCCCTCGCGTATCCCAGCCTGCGCGACCCTCAGTCCAAAACCGCGATCAACTACGGCGTGGGCGGGATTCCCGAGACCGTCTTCATCGACCGGCAGGGCGTCGTTCAACACGTGGACCGCGGCGGTCTGTCCCGCGAGCGCCTGAACGTCGGGCTGGAAAGAATCGGGGTGCGCGGGCTGTGAGGGGTGGTCTCCGAAGTCGTGGCGCAGGCTCGGCCCCTTCTCTTTCGGGCAGGAGAACGCTCCCGTGTCCTGGACAGCCTTCCTAAAGGGTGTCTCCGACCTGGCGCCGGGGCTGCTCGACGGCCTCGCCCCACCGGCCACGGCGGCGGACCTCCAGGCCCTGACCGCGGCGCTGAACAGTCCGCTTCCCGAGGACGTCCACCAGGTGCTCGCCACGCACAACGGGCAGCGGGCCGGGCACCGCATCCTGTTCGGGCTGACCCTGATGAGTGCGCAGGACATCGCCCGCCACGCCCGGAGCGTCGCTCACGCGCTGGAACGCGAGGGGCTTGTTCCGGTGGAGGACCTGGACAGCCGCACGCAGGCGTACGAACCGAATCCGCACCACGTGCCGCTGTTCACGGACAACACCGGGAACTTCCTCGGCTTCGACCTGGCCCCGTCGGCGTCGGGCGTGTGGGGGCAGGTCGTCATCTTCGGCCTGGACCTTCCGCGTCCCCGGGTGGTCGCCGACTCGTTCCACACGCTGTTCGAGGAGCTGAGCGCCGAACTTCGGCAGGGGAACTACCGGATCAAGGACGTGGGCGGGTACAGCTCCATGAGCTGGAAGCCAGGGAACGGCTCGGCCCTGTCCGAGATCTTGCTGTAAGCGCGGGGAGGTGGGCTCGCCCGCTGGCCCTGCCGCAGGCGGATGAACGGAAACCCCACCCAGACGGTGCCGCCCTGATGGGTCTCCGGCCAAGCCTCCCGACCCTCTGCGCGTGTGGTCGTGACCTCCTCCTGCTCCGCCCATCCGTGTGACGCCTGACTCGCTCTGACCCTCCCAGCACCCGCCGAAGCGATGGGTCCGGCAGGTGAGCAGGAGCAGGGCCAGCAGCCCCAGGGCGGCCTACGAGCGTAGGGGCTCCTCGATTTGGAGATGGTCTTTCGCCTGAGGCATGCGGTGGACGTGGAGAGGACGCTGGAACGGGCTGGCCTAACCGAGTGGTTGGAAGCGGTAGCGCAGCAAGCGGTGGACCCTCCGCAACAGCGGGACACGGCGCAGCACCCGCCAGGCCGCCCGCTCCACCCTGGGCAACCGTGCGAACCCCGGCAGATCGAGCAGGCTGACGTCGTCGAGCAGGTGGAAGCCTGGCGGCCAGGTCTCCACCTCCCGGGGGTCCTCCAGCCCCCAGCGCAGGGTGGCGCCAGACGCGCGCAGGGCCGGGTGCCACCCTCCCAGGCGCACCCCCAGCCCACTGAGGGCGTCGCACACCAGCTCCCCTCCGGGGAACATCTCCCCCAGCCGCGTGAGCAGCGCGCGCACCTCAGGCTCCGGCAGGTACATCAGCAGTCCCTCCGCGATCACCAGCACCGGCCCGTCCTGTGGCACCTCCCGCAGCCACCCTCCCTCCGTTACCGAAGCGGCGATCATCCGGTAGCCCGGTCCCTCGTGCCGGGGGTAGACGGTCCGGCGCAGCGCGATCACCTCCGGCAGGTCGAGGTCGAACCAGCGCGCGCCGGGAGGAACCGGCACCGGGTCCACCCGCCCGTCCAGCCCGCACCCCAGGTGCAGCACGGTGGCCGCCGGATGCCGGGCGAGGAAGGCCGCCGTCCACTCGTCCAGTGCCCGGGCGCGCAGCGCCAGCCCGAAGGCGTCGCCGCGCAGGGCGGGCCGGGCCGGGACCGCCCGCCCCAGACGACGCAGCACCTGGGCGGCCGTCTCGTCGCGCAGGATCGGGTCGCGCCACGTGTTCTGGCTCGCCTTGGCGACGAGCGGGATCAGCAGGGTCGCCTGCTCCGGGGTGAGTTGGCCTGGCCCGCTCACGCTCCGCCCGCCCGGCCACCGCTCCGCCGGACCCCGCTTAGCACCAAGCGGCTGGCGGGCCGCGCCGGGTAGCGCGTGAGGCTCACCCGCAGGTCCTGCGGCGGCACCACGTAGGTCAACTCCTCCGTCAGGAAGCGCAGCGCCCCCTGCATCAACTCGATGGTGATCCACTCGCCCGCGCAGCGGTGCCCCTGGACATGGTCCCCACCGCCCTGCGGGATGAAGTTGTACGCGCTGCCGTTCCAGTCCCGGAAGCGCCCCGGGCGGAACCGCTCGGGGTCCCCCCACAGCCTCCGGTCGTGGTTGGTGCCGTACAGGTTGAGCAGGGCCCGCCGTCCCCGCTGGAAGGGCTGCCCCCGCCACTCGAAGTCCCGCCGGACCTTGGCCAGCGCGAAGGGGAAGAAGGGATAAAACCGCCGCACCTCCTGCACGAAGTGCTCCCCGGCCCCCCGGCCGCTGAGCAGGTCGCGCCTGGCCTCCGGGGACTCGTGCAGCGCCAGGGCGGTGAAGGTCACGTACAAGGCGACCGCCACCGTGGGTCGCAGGACATTCAGCACCTCCACGGCGGCGGTGTGCTCGTCCAGCAGCTCTCCCGCCGGGTCCCGGTGGAGCGCGATCACACGCAGGGCACTCGCCTCGTCCGGGTCGAGGTCACCCGCGCGCACCTGACGGATCAGGCCTCCGGCCCAGCGTTCCGCCCGCGCCCGCCCCAGGCGGCCGCGCCAGTGCC
This is a stretch of genomic DNA from Deinococcus aerius. It encodes these proteins:
- a CDS encoding cytochrome P450; the protein is MPAARSHPTDSTVALLREGYAFLLHRSERDHTDVFETRLLGLPFLCLHGEEAARLFYDPERFERRGAAPPRAQKTLFGQGGVQGLDGEAHRARKGMFMSLMTPDRLRDLARLTTAQWHAAAVKWEMQDRVVLLDEVQELLCRAVCRWAGVPLTPAEVTLRTADFAAMIDSAGAVGPRHWRGRLGRARAERWAGGLIRQVRAGDLDPDEASALRVIALHRDPAGELLDEHTAAVEVLNVLRPTVAVALYVTFTALALHESPEARRDLLSGRGAGEHFVQEVRRFYPFFPFALAKVRRDFEWRGQPFQRGRRALLNLYGTNHDRRLWGDPERFRPGRFRDWNGSAYNFIPQGGGDHVQGHRCAGEWITIELMQGALRFLTEELTYVVPPQDLRVSLTRYPARPASRLVLSGVRRSGGRAGGA
- a CDS encoding class I SAM-dependent methyltransferase; translation: MSGPGQLTPEQATLLIPLVAKASQNTWRDPILRDETAAQVLRRLGRAVPARPALRGDAFGLALRARALDEWTAAFLARHPAATVLHLGCGLDGRVDPVPVPPGARWFDLDLPEVIALRRTVYPRHEGPGYRMIAASVTEGGWLREVPQDGPVLVIAEGLLMYLPEPEVRALLTRLGEMFPGGELVCDALSGLGVRLGGWHPALRASGATLRWGLEDPREVETWPPGFHLLDDVSLLDLPGFARLPRVERAAWRVLRRVPLLRRVHRLLRYRFQPLG
- a CDS encoding TlpA family protein disulfide reductase, with product MNSASPGAHVPAALWRRLLPPVLAAVLAATLGAALLNPARGTTSGGPLVGKPAPAFALRSLDGASVRLADLRGRPVVLNFWASWCTPCREEAPLFRELSGRQAAGQGLAVIGILFQETKEQNARDFIREFALAYPSLRDPQSKTAINYGVGGIPETVFIDRQGVVQHVDRGGLSRERLNVGLERIGVRGL
- a CDS encoding SMI1/KNR4 family protein, yielding MSWTAFLKGVSDLAPGLLDGLAPPATAADLQALTAALNSPLPEDVHQVLATHNGQRAGHRILFGLTLMSAQDIARHARSVAHALEREGLVPVEDLDSRTQAYEPNPHHVPLFTDNTGNFLGFDLAPSASGVWGQVVIFGLDLPRPRVVADSFHTLFEELSAELRQGNYRIKDVGGYSSMSWKPGNGSALSEILL